The following coding sequences are from one Capsicum annuum cultivar UCD-10X-F1 chromosome 3, UCD10Xv1.1, whole genome shotgun sequence window:
- the LOC107862854 gene encoding mitogen-activated protein kinase kinase 9 has product MALVRDRRQLNLRLPLPEPSERRPRFPLPLPPSSVSTVSTTTTTTTTTASTTTTMSISELEKLKVLGHGNGGTVYKVRHKRTSAIYALKVVHGDSDPEIRRQILREISILRRTDSPYVIKCHGVIDMPGGDIGILMEYMNSGTLENLLKSQTTFSELCLAKIAKQVLSGLDYLHNHKIIHRDLKPSNLLVNREMEVKIADFGVSKIMCRTLDPCNSYVGTCAYMSPERFDPDTYGVNYNGYAADIWSLGLTLMELYMGHFPFLPPGQRPDWATLMCAICFGEPPSLPKGTSEKFKDFMECCLQKESSKRWSAQQLLQHPFVRSNGQN; this is encoded by the coding sequence ATGGCCTTAGTTCGAGACCGCCGACAGCTCAATCTCCGCCTTCCCTTGCCGGAGCCCTCCGAACGCCGCCCTCGTTTTCCCTTACCCCTCCCTCCTTCTTCCGTATCCACCGtcagcaccaccaccaccactaccacaacAACCGCCTCTACTACTACTACCATGTCCATTTCGGAACTCGAAAAGCTTAAGGTACTCGGTCACGGTAACGGTGGAACTGTATACAAAGTCCGTCACAAGCGGACTTCGGCAATCTACGCACTCAAAGTCGTTCACGGTGATAGTGACCCGGAGATTCGCCGTCAGATCCTCCGTGAAATCTCAATACTTCGCCGGACGGATTCACCTTACGTCATCAAGTGTCATGGAGTCATTGATATGCCTGGAGGAGACATTGGTATACTCATGGAGTATATGAATTCCGGCACTCTAGAAAATCTTCTTAAATCACAAACAACTTTCTCCGAACTTTGCTTAGCTAAAATCGCTAAGCAAGTACTAAGTGGATTAGACTACTTGCACAACCACAAAATCATTCACAGAGATCTAAAGCCTTCGAACCTTCTAGTTAACCGAGAAATGGAGGTGAAAATCGCCGATTTCGGAGTTAGCAAAATCATGTGCAGAACTTTGGATCCTTGCAATTCATACGTTGGAACTTGCGCTTATATGAGTCCAGAAAGGTTTGATCCGGACACTTATGGAGTCAACTACAATGGCTACGCAGCTGATATTTGGAGTTTAGGTCTTACATTAATGGAACTATACATGGGCCACTTTCCATTCTTACCACCAGGCCAACGACCGGATTGGGCAACACTGATGTGCGCTATATGCTTCGGTGAACCACCCAGCTTGCCCAAAGGTACATCGGAGAAATTCAAAGATTTCATGGAGTGTTGCTTGCAGAAAGAATCTAGTAAGAGATGGAGTGCTCAACAACTTCTGCAGCATCCATTTGTACGGAGTAACGGGCAAAACTGA
- the LOC124896847 gene encoding uncharacterized protein LOC124896847 gives MAKSYLKTEFHMLMEKVEAVDARVKYYLELANYDKWARSYVSVHRGWTLTSNIAEFINAALVSAKELPIYDFLEEIRLMFERWNCENRQRRCILLRILLVIPASDYIYTVYDKEKHFIVCLKEKKCSCNAFQLDEIPSVHACAVLDSKNFKKGPYCSDLYKSKIVLRTYDLPIYPLPHKDDWVIPKKIIYEVVLPLKYKRPPRRPPKKDRRKFGRDMFGKKSKNCCSSCGLKGHNRRSCRKYNK, from the exons ATGgcaaaatcatatttgaaaactgaaTTTCACATGTTAATGGAGAAAGTGGAGGCAGTTGATGCTAGAGTGAAGTATTACTTGGAATTGGCTAATTACGATAAGTGGGCTAGATCTTATGTATCCGTTCATAGAGGatggactttgacttcaaacattgcCGAGTTCATTAATGCTGCGCTGGTTTCAGCTAAAGAACTACCAATCTATGATTTTTTGGAGGAAATTAGATTGATGTTTGAAAGATGGAACTGTGAAAATAGACAGAGGCGTTGTATACTTTTACGGATCTTATTg GTTATACCTGCATCAGATTACATCTATACAGTCTACGACAAGGAGAAACATTTTATTGTTTgtcttaaggaaaaaaaatgttcTTGCAATGCATTTCAATTGGATGAGATACCGTCTGTTCATGCTTGTGCAGTTCTTGATAGCAAGAATTTCAAGAAGGGACCATATTGCTCTGATCTATACAAGTCAAAAATCGTTTTGAGAACATATGATCTTCCAATTTATCCTCtaccacacaaagatgactggGTGATTCCGAAGAAAATTATTTATGAGGTAGTTTTACCGCTGAAATACAAGCGACCCCCTAGAAGACCTCCGAAGAAGGACCGTAGAAAATTCGGAcgagatatgtttggaaagaagagcAAAAATTGTTGTAGTTCATGTGGATTAAaaggtcacaataggcgttcatgtaggaaatacaacaaatga